Proteins encoded together in one Chryseobacterium wanjuense window:
- the rbfA gene encoding 30S ribosome-binding factor RbfA produces MESNRQRKVAQIIQEDFAELFRKQAAESKQSILVTVSDVKVTADLGIAKIYLSIFPQEFRAAVMKEIEENKTQYRNFIGQKMAKQVRVIPNLNFYLDTSLDDVEKIEKELRGEGDNPIL; encoded by the coding sequence ATGGAAAGTAACAGACAAAGAAAAGTAGCTCAGATCATACAGGAAGACTTCGCAGAACTTTTCCGCAAACAGGCTGCAGAAAGCAAACAAAGCATTTTAGTAACAGTTTCGGATGTAAAAGTGACTGCAGATCTTGGTATTGCCAAAATTTATTTAAGCATATTTCCACAGGAATTCCGTGCTGCGGTGATGAAAGAAATTGAGGAAAACAAAACCCAATACAGAAATTTCATCGGCCAGAAAATGGCAAAACAGGTTCGTGTGATTCCTAATCTTAACTTTTACTTAGACACTTCCCTTGATGATGTTGAAAAAATAGAAAAAGAACTAAGAGGAGAAGGCGACAATCCTATTTTATAA